One segment of candidate division WOR-3 bacterium DNA contains the following:
- a CDS encoding PD-(D/E)XK nuclease family protein: protein MRNLYLFPFGKEGATKRLLSDALSLSEKGKNRDYSEILYLAPTPRKAREAIKIFISLFPNSPFAFIPPRFLTIKTLAQEIYSSFAEKVFLPDSLKPVFLKSLIKGNFSLSYYYHIGELIKDLKSANLMREWEKTKGLIKNRLAPFSPKRLRMEEIFALIERYEEGLKENSLADSEDILKEATIYLQKRKKRKGVLVIDGFMDLTKLEEDFLSALINNFEHILALAYFDTRFPEIYSLPKEFADFISSLGGFEVIEERGDDSFLEREKMAFLEFPSREEEVEGIAQKIKKLFLDGKLSLSQTIVTFPDLNSYAPIVERVFKKYKIPFTLYPQRSLLASPVVIPVINLLRAVVDDYPFLPTITCLTSPFFSRFHIKTRNFVSYYARRAKIIKGEFSWRNLVRDLIKEYREEKGKKSSLPGIFQVERDINLFLSVSGTLKRERGKITDFLSLLSSVLKELGWPGELKEEDLELWEDKKELVSIFQGLESFRETECSLAEFLEILETILKYHPIIPEREEKGVRILGLLETRGLTAKHIFFGGLCEGSLPSPLRHDPFLPDWLREKLNLLHLERHQKWQRLHFFRILRSAQEIYLSYPRQEGERLFLPSPFLEGEAILAKRERIIFTEEEKERLLGLGEEKDFSSEGVDFSTDREAKRVLKRRFYPYVQVTEIEKLRRCPYNFYLENILGLVTEEETKFEIEPREWGELAHQVLERLYAERKEFIPLEEIPKRVEKILSSLLAQSGFPLFWQDVAKKIFEKILPNFLEMEKELREKGYYPERIEERVKGDLLRINLYGKIDRIDKNQDNKYLILDYKTGGTDIYPGDIEKGKHLQLPLYSLLLRRKGLAVSGFALYSFKEKKVKWLAKDEVDCQEKEELAQKFAQEVLQEALQGIFPAAPVDEGVCRFCLYSFLCAQE, encoded by the coding sequence ATGAGGAACTTATATCTCTTTCCTTTTGGGAAGGAAGGGGCAACGAAAAGGCTCCTATCGGATGCCCTATCCCTTTCGGAAAAGGGAAAAAATCGGGATTATTCTGAGATCCTGTATCTGGCACCTACACCCCGAAAGGCAAGGGAGGCGATAAAAATTTTTATCTCCCTTTTTCCTAACTCTCCTTTTGCCTTTATCCCACCCCGGTTTTTAACGATAAAGACCTTAGCCCAAGAGATATACTCTTCTTTTGCGGAGAAGGTATTTCTGCCCGATTCCTTAAAACCCGTCTTTCTTAAAAGTTTGATTAAAGGAAACTTCTCTCTTAGCTATTACTATCACATCGGAGAGTTGATTAAAGACTTAAAATCCGCCAATCTGATGAGAGAATGGGAAAAGACCAAAGGGTTAATCAAAAATCGTTTAGCCCCCTTTTCCCCAAAGAGGCTGAGAATGGAGGAGATATTTGCGCTAATAGAAAGATACGAGGAAGGCCTTAAAGAAAATTCCCTTGCCGATTCCGAAGATATATTGAAGGAGGCGACAATTTATTTGCAAAAAAGAAAGAAAAGGAAAGGGGTTCTGGTAATTGACGGGTTTATGGATTTGACGAAGTTGGAAGAAGATTTTTTATCCGCCTTAATCAATAACTTTGAGCATATCCTCGCCTTAGCCTATTTTGATACCCGGTTTCCCGAGATTTATTCCCTCCCTAAGGAGTTTGCCGATTTCATCTCTTCCTTAGGAGGGTTTGAGGTGATAGAAGAGAGAGGAGATGATAGTTTCTTAGAGCGGGAGAAGATGGCTTTCTTAGAATTTCCTTCCCGGGAAGAAGAGGTGGAAGGGATTGCCCAAAAGATAAAAAAGTTATTCTTGGATGGGAAATTATCACTTTCCCAGACGATCGTCACCTTTCCCGATTTAAATAGTTATGCCCCAATTGTGGAAAGGGTCTTTAAGAAGTATAAAATCCCTTTCACCCTTTATCCCCAACGTTCCCTTCTCGCCTCGCCGGTGGTGATACCGGTAATTAATCTATTAAGGGCGGTGGTTGATGACTATCCATTTTTGCCAACGATAACTTGCCTCACTTCTCCTTTCTTCTCTCGTTTCCATATCAAGACCAGAAATTTTGTCTCCTATTATGCCCGGCGGGCAAAAATCATTAAAGGGGAATTTAGTTGGCGGAATTTGGTCCGGGATTTGATTAAAGAATATAGAGAGGAGAAAGGGAAGAAGTCTTCTCTTCCCGGTATCTTCCAAGTAGAAAGGGATATCAATCTCTTCCTTTCAGTGAGCGGCACCCTAAAGAGGGAAAGAGGGAAAATTACCGACTTTCTCTCCCTTCTCTCCTCCGTTCTTAAAGAGTTGGGTTGGCCCGGAGAATTAAAGGAAGAAGACTTAGAACTCTGGGAAGATAAGAAAGAGTTGGTTTCTATCTTTCAGGGTTTAGAGTCTTTCCGGGAAACCGAATGTAGTCTGGCAGAATTTTTAGAGATCTTAGAGACAATTCTCAAATATCATCCCATTATTCCGGAGCGGGAGGAGAAAGGGGTTAGGATATTAGGATTATTGGAGACAAGGGGTTTAACCGCAAAACATATCTTCTTCGGCGGTCTCTGTGAGGGAAGTCTCCCTTCCCCTTTAAGACACGACCCATTTTTGCCCGATTGGCTTAGGGAAAAATTAAATCTTTTGCATTTAGAAAGACACCAAAAGTGGCAGAGACTTCATTTCTTCCGAATATTAAGGTCCGCCCAAGAGATTTATCTCTCCTATCCCCGTCAGGAAGGTGAAAGACTATTTCTCCCTTCTCCCTTCTTAGAAGGGGAAGCGATTTTGGCAAAAAGGGAGAGAATAATCTTTACCGAGGAGGAGAAAGAGCGCCTTTTAGGATTAGGAGAGGAGAAGGATTTTTCTTCGGAAGGGGTTGATTTCTCTACCGACCGAGAAGCGAAAAGGGTTTTGAAAAGAAGGTTTTATCCCTATGTCCAAGTGACCGAGATTGAGAAACTGAGAAGATGTCCTTACAACTTCTATTTGGAAAATATCTTAGGATTGGTAACAGAAGAGGAGACAAAATTTGAGATTGAACCTCGGGAATGGGGAGAATTGGCGCATCAGGTTTTGGAAAGGCTCTATGCGGAAAGAAAAGAATTTATCCCCTTAGAGGAGATACCGAAAAGGGTAGAAAAGATTCTCTCCTCCCTCCTCGCCCAGAGTGGCTTTCCCCTTTTCTGGCAGGATGTGGCAAAGAAGATTTTTGAAAAGATTTTACCCAACTTCTTAGAGATGGAAAAAGAACTAAGGGAAAAAGGGTATTATCCGGAAAGGATTGAGGAGCGGGTGAAAGGAGATCTCCTCAGAATTAATCTCTACGGCAAGATTGACCGGATTGATAAAAACCAAGATAATAAATATCTGATTCTGGATTACAAAACCGGGGGCACGGATATTTATCCCGGAGACATTGAAAAGGGGAAGCATCTCCAACTCCCCCTCTATTCCCTCCTCCTGCGGCGAAAGGGTTTAGCGGTAAGTGGATTTGCCCTCTATTCCTTTAAGGAGAAGAAGGTGAAATGGCTAGCCAAGGATGAGGTTGATTGCCAAGAAAAAGAAGAATTGGCGCAAAAATTTGCCCAAGAAGTACTCCAAGAGGCACTCCAGGGAATTTTTCCTGCGGCCCCAGTTGATGAAGGGGTCTGTCGGTTCTGCCTTTATTCTTTTCTCTGTGCTCAGGAGTAG